In a single window of the Candidatus Schekmanbacteria bacterium genome:
- a CDS encoding complex I NDUFA9 subunit family protein, translating into MAKIKKIFITGATGFVGRSIVRAGKKEGYTFACLVRNLDRAKKILTSNSCTFIKGDITNIGSLKKVIEKNDAVINLVGIISETKKSSFDEIHFKGAKNLIDASKSSGIKKFIQMSALGARKDGKTAYHITKWKAEDYLQKSGLNYTIFKPSVIFGKDDKFINLFIKLLKLSPIFPALGKGTLEPVWVEDVANSFINALNNPKSDRQIIELGSGKVYTHTELLKTLCQKLHIKRLIFPMPTPIAKTMALLSEMLLPSPLLTREQLIMLDEKNQVSNRNAETIFNISYKTLEDYLEEL; encoded by the coding sequence ATGGCAAAAATAAAAAAAATTTTTATAACAGGTGCAACAGGATTTGTAGGCAGAAGTATTGTCAGGGCAGGTAAGAAAGAGGGATACACCTTTGCATGTCTCGTAAGAAATCTTGATAGAGCGAAAAAAATTCTTACAAGCAACAGCTGCACTTTTATCAAGGGCGATATTACAAATATCGGAAGCCTTAAAAAGGTAATAGAAAAAAATGATGCCGTAATCAATCTCGTTGGAATTATTTCAGAAACAAAAAAATCAAGTTTTGATGAAATTCATTTCAAAGGCGCAAAAAACCTAATAGATGCCTCAAAAAGCTCGGGAATCAAGAAATTTATTCAGATGAGCGCTCTTGGTGCCAGAAAAGACGGCAAAACAGCTTATCATATTACAAAATGGAAAGCTGAAGATTATTTACAAAAAAGCGGATTAAACTATACTATTTTCAAGCCTTCTGTAATCTTTGGTAAAGATGACAAGTTCATCAATTTATTTATAAAACTTTTAAAGTTATCTCCAATTTTCCCCGCCTTAGGCAAAGGCACTCTTGAACCGGTCTGGGTAGAAGATGTTGCCAACTCTTTTATCAATGCATTGAATAACCCCAAATCGGACAGACAAATCATTGAACTTGGAAGTGGAAAAGTTTATACACATACAGAATTGTTAAAAACATTATGCCAAAAACTTCATATCAAAAGGTTAATATTTCCAATGCCTACACCCATTGCTAAAACAATGGCTCTTTTATCAGAAATGCTTTTACCATCGCCTTTACTGACGCGTGAGCAACTAATTATGCTTGATGAAAAAAATCAGGTTAGTAATAGAAATGCAGAAACAATATTTAATATATCCTATAAAACCCTTGAAGATTATTTAGAAGAGTTATAA